A portion of the Rhodococcus pseudokoreensis genome contains these proteins:
- a CDS encoding dihydrofolate reductase family protein, with protein sequence MGKVVMYSSVSVDGFVADANDQPGPLFDWLSSGDVPLDESGEVKVSQTSYDYTRPYWDQIGATLVGRHVFDMTDGWDGKPPGGIDHVVVVTHRPEPEGWNPEAPFHFVDGVEAAVAKAQELAGDRIVEVAAGDVGGQVLAAGLVDEVRMDVVPVVFGSGKRYFGSVHAQHLLEDPDVVIHGNRVLHLRYRVRS encoded by the coding sequence GTGGGCAAGGTGGTCATGTACAGCTCGGTGTCGGTGGACGGCTTCGTCGCGGACGCGAATGACCAGCCCGGACCGCTGTTCGACTGGCTGTCCAGCGGTGACGTCCCGTTGGACGAGAGCGGCGAGGTGAAGGTTTCGCAGACGTCCTACGACTACACCCGGCCGTACTGGGACCAGATCGGGGCGACACTCGTCGGCCGCCACGTCTTCGATATGACGGACGGCTGGGACGGGAAGCCTCCCGGCGGGATCGACCACGTGGTCGTCGTGACGCACCGGCCGGAGCCCGAGGGTTGGAACCCCGAGGCGCCGTTTCACTTCGTCGACGGCGTCGAGGCAGCCGTGGCAAAGGCGCAGGAGCTTGCGGGTGACCGCATCGTCGAGGTCGCCGCTGGCGACGTCGGTGGCCAGGTGCTTGCCGCGGGCCTGGTCGACGAGGTGCGCATGGACGTCGTACCCGTCGTATTCGGGTCCGGCAAACGCTACTTCGGGTCGGTCCACGCGCAGCACCTGTTGGAGGATCCTGACGTGGTGATTCACGGCAACCGGGTACTTCACCTGCGCTATAGGGTGCGCAGTTAA